The genome window CCCCCTTCGTCGTCTTCGACGACGCGGACCTGGAGGCCGCCGTGCACGGCGCGGTCGCGGGCGCCCTCATCAACACCGGCCAGGACTGCACGGCCGCCACGCGCGCGTACGTGCAACGGTCTCTCTACGAGGAGTTCGTCGCGCGGACCGCCGCCCTCATGGAGACCGTCCGGCTCGGCGACCCGTTCGCTCCCGGCACCGACCTGGGCCCGCTGATCTCGCACGTCCAGCGGGACCGTGTGGCCGGCTTCGTCGACCGGGCGCGTGCCTACGCGCGCGTGGTGACCGGCGGGGAGGCCCCCGGGGGCGACCTCAAGGACGGCGCGTACTATCGGCCCACCCTGATCGCCGACGCACCCCAGGACAGCGAGATCGTCCAGTCCGAGATCTTCGGGCCCGTGCTGGTCGTCCTGCCCTTCGACAGCGATGACGAGGGCATCCGGCTCGCCAACGACACCCCTTACGGCCTCGCCGCCTCCGCCTGGACGCGGGACGTCTACCGGGCGAACCGCGCGACCCGCGAGATCAGATCGGGCTGCGTCTGGGTCAACGACCACATCCCGATCATCAGCGAGATGCCCCACGGCGGCTTCGACGCGTCCGGCTTCGGCAAGGACATGTCCTCCTACTCGTTCGAGGAATACACCCAGATCAAGCACGTCATGTTCGACAACACGGCGGTGGCCCGCAAGGACTGGCACCGCACGATCTTCGGGGACCGCCAATAGACGGCCGCCCGACCCGCGGCCGCACACCCTCCCGAAAGGGCACCACCTCCGAAAGGGCACCACGCGCATGGAGCAGTACGAGCCCGACCGCCTGACCCCGGCCCAAGTGGCCGCCATGCGGCGCAGTTTCCGCAGCGGCAGGGCCGCCCTGACCCGCCGTTCGCTGCTGCGCGCCTCCGCGGGCGGTGTGCTCGCCGTGGGCGGCCTGGGGGCGCTGAGCGCCTGCGGCATCCCGCCGGCCGGCAAGACACAGGGCGGCACGTCCACCCAGGACTTCTCGGCGAAGGAGAAGGTCGTCAACTTCTCCAACTGGCCCGAGTACATCGACGTGGACGACAGCGGCAAGCACCACCCGACGCTCGACACGTTCGCCCGGCGGACCGGGATCAAGGTCAAATACACCGAGGACATCAACGACAACAACGAGTTCTTCGGCAAGATCAAGCCGCAGCTCGCCGCGGGCCAGGACACCGGCCGCGACCTCATCGTCCTCACCGACTGGCTGGCCGCCCGGCTGATCCGCCTGGGCTGGGTGCAGAAACTGGACCCGTCCAACCTGCCGCACGCCTTCGCCAACCTGTCGGCCCAGTTCCGAAGCCCCGACTGGGACCCCGGCCGCGCCTACTCCTACCCCTGGCAGGGCATCGACACGGTCATCGCCTTCAACAAGAAGGCGCTCGACGGCATCGAGGTCAGGTCGGTGTCCGACCTGCTCGACAACCCCAAGCTCAAGGGCCGAGTCGGCTTCCTGTCGGAGATGCGCGACAGCGTCGGCATGACGATGCTCGACATGGGCAAGGACCCCGCGAAGTTCACCGACGACGACTTCGACGCGGTGATGGCCCGCCTGCAGAAGGCCGTCGACAAGGGCCAGATCCGCCGCTTCACCGGCAACGACTACACGTCCGACCTCACCAAGGGCGACCTGGCCGCCTGCGTCGCCTGGGGCGGCGACGTCGTCCAGCTCAAGGCGGACAGCCCGGACGTCGACTACGTCATCCCGGACAGCGGCTACATGACGTCGACCGACAACCTGCTGATCCCCAACAAGGCGCGCCACAAGAGCAACGCCGAGAGGCTCATCGACTTCTACTACGAGCCCGAGCAGGCCGCCGCGCTCGCCGCCTACATCAACTACGTGTCCCCCGTCGACGGCGTGAAGGACCACCTCGCGAAGATCGACAAGTCGGCGGCGAACAACCCGCTGATCATTCCCGACAAGGCCATGGCCGCCAAGTCCCACGCCTTCCGCTCGCTGACGCAGAAGGAAGAGACGGCCTACGAAGAGAAGTTCGCGAAGCTCACAGGGGCGTGACGACGATGACCACCACGACAGACACCGGCGCCGACGTCCGCCTGACGGGCATCAGCAAGACCTACGGCTCCTTCACCGCCGTGCACCCGCTCGACCTGACCGTGCCGCAGGGCTCCTTCTTCGCCCTGCTCGGCGCCTCCGGCTGCGGCAAGACCACGACCCTGCGCATGATCGCCGGCCTGGAGGAGCCCACGAGCGGCGCCGTCCACCTCGGCGACCAGGACGTCACCCACCTGCCGCCGTACAAACGCCCGGTGAACACGGTCTTCCAGTCCTACGCCCTCTTCCCGCACCTGGACATCTTCGAGAACGTCGCCTTCGGCCTGCGCCGGCGCGGCATCAAGTCGGTGAAGAAGCAGGTCGAGGACATGCTGGAGCTGGTGCAGCTCGGCGAGCAGGCGCGCAAGAAGCCGCACCAGCTCTCCGGCGGGCAGCAGCAGCGCGTCGCCGTGGCCCGTGCGCTGATCAACCACCCCAAGGTGCTCCTCCTGGACGAGCCGCTCGGCGCCCTCGACCTCAAGCTGCGCCGCCAGATGCAACTGGAGCTCAAGCGGATCCAGACCGAGGTCGGCATCACCTTCATCCATGTCACGCACGACCAGGAGGAGGCCATGACGATGGCCGACACGGTCGCCGTGATGAACGCGGGCCGGGTCGAGCAACTCGGCTCGCCCACCGACCTGTACGAGAACCCGCGGACGACGTTCGTCGCCAACTTCCTCGGCACCTCCAACCTGATCGAGGCCGAGGTCGACTCCAGATACGGCGAGGAGATCGTCCTCAAGGCGGGCGGCGGCAAGCTGACCCTGCCCAAGGCGCGCTGCTCCGCGCCGACGAGCCCCGGCGGCAAGGTCCTGGTCGGGGTCCGCCCGGAGAAGGTCTCCCTCACCCACGCCGACGACGCGGGCGAGGTCCCCGAGGGCCGCAACCGCATCACCGGCAAGATCGCCGACGCGAGTTTCATCGGCGTCTCAACCCAGTACGTCGTCGACAGCCCGGTCTGCCCGGAGTTCGCGGTCTACGCCCAGAACATCGACCGTGACCCCCGTCTGGTGCCCGGCGCGGAGGTCGTCCTGCACTGGAGCCCGGCCCACACCTTCGGCCTGGACGCCGCCCAGTCCCTGCTTGCCGGGACGACGGGCGACGCCGGCGTCGAGACCGTGGAGCCGGAAGAGGGGGTGGCCGCCTGATGGCCGCCGTCACCGAGGCGCCCCCGCCCCTCGCGCCCACCGCCCCCCGGAAGCAGAAGCCCCCGCGCAGACGGGGCCGCCTCACGCCGTACTGGCTGCTGCTGCCCGGCATCCTGTGGCTGCTGGTCTTCTTCGCGCTGCCGATGATCTACCAGGCGTCCACGTCGGTGCAGACGGGCTCCCTGGAGCAGGGATACAAGGTCACCTGGCACTTCGCCACCTACTGGGACGCGCTGTCCGCGTACTGGCCGCAGTTCGTGCGGTCCGTCCTCTACGCGGCCGCCGCGACACTGCTGTGTCTGCTCCTCGGCTACCCGCTCGCGTACCTCATCGCCTTCCGCGCGGGCCGCTGGCGGAACCTGATCATGATCCTGGTGATCGCGCCGTTCTTCACCAGCTTCCTGATCCGTACGCTCGCCTGGAAGACGATCCTCGCGGACGGCGGACCGGTCGTCGGCGCCCTGAACACCCTGCACGTCCTGGACGTCACCAACTGGCTCGGCTGGACCTCCGGCGACCGCGTGCTCGCCACCCCGCTCGCGGTGGTGTGCGGACTGACGTACAACTTCCTGCCGTTCATGATCCTGCCGCTGTACACCTCGCTGGAGCGCATCGACCCGCGCCTGCACGAGGCGGCCGGCGACCTGTACGCCCGGCCCTTCACCACCTTCCGGAAGGTCACCTTCCCGCTGTCGATGCCGGGCGTGGTCTCCGGCACCCTGCTGACCTTCATCCCGGCGGCCGGCGACTACGTGAACGCCGATCTCCTCGGCTCCACGGACACCCGCATGGTCGGCAACGTCATCCAGACACAGTTCCTGACCGTCCTCGACTATCCGAAGGCCGCAGCCCTCTCCTTCATCCTGATGGCCGCGATCCTCGTCATGGTCACGGTCTACATCCGCAGGTCCGGCACGGAGGATCTGGTTTAAAGATGACCTTCCTCAACTGGCTCAAGCGCCATCTCGTCGTCATCGCCGGGCTGCTGACGCTCGGATATCTCCTGCTTCCGAACGTCGTCGTCACGGTGTTCTCCTTCAACAAGCCGACGGGCCGCTTCAATTACGAGTGGCAGCAGTTCTCCATGGAGGCCTGGAAGGATCCGTGCGGCGTCGCCGGAATGTGCGGCTCGCTGGCGGTCAGCCTCCAGATCGCCGTGTGGGCGACGCTCGGCGCCACGGTCCTCGGCACGATGATCGCCTTCGCGCTGGTCCGCTACCGCTTCCGCGCGCGCGGTGCCGTGAACTCGCTGATCTTCCTGCCGATGGCGATGCCCGAGGTCGTCATGGCGGCCTCGCTGCTCACCCTGTTCCTCAACATGGGTGCTCAGCTCGGCTTCTGGACCATCCTGATCGCGCACATCATGTTCTGCCTCAGCTTCGTCGTCACCGCGGTCAAGGCCCGCGTGATGTCGATGGACCCGAGGCTGGAACAGGCGGCGCAGGACCTGTACGCGGGCCCGGCACAGACGTTCCTGAGGGTCACGCTCCCCATCGCCGCCCCCGGAATCGCCGCGGGCGCGCTGCTGGCCTTCGCACTGTCCTTCGACGATTTCATCATCACCAATTTCAACGCGGGCTCCACCGTCACCTTCCCCATGTTCGTGTGGGGTTCGGCGCAGCGCGGCACGCCCGTCCAGATCAATGTCATCGGCACGACGATGTTCATCGTCGCCGTCCTGTTCGTGCTGGCGTCCATGACCGTCGGCAACCGCAGAAAGCGCCAGAAGGCGTAGTCCACCGTTCCTTGGAATTCCGTAGGGAGTTGACATCATGGCCCCGAGCGCCATGACCCGTTGGACGAGATCCCTCTCCGAAGCCCGGCCGGTCCCGTACTGGCTGGACGACCCCGCAAGGCCCGGCCCCGAGCCCGCGCTCACCGGCGCCGAGACCTGCGACCTGCTGGTCGTCGGCGGCGGCTACAGCGGACTGTGGACCGCGCTGACCGCCAAGGAGCGCGACCCCGGACGGGACGTGGTGCTGGTGGAGGGCCGTGAGGTGGGCTGGGCCGCCTCCGGCCGCAACGGAGGCTTCTGCGCCGCCTCCCTCACCCACGGCCCGGCCAACGGCCTTGCCCGCTGGCCGGACGAGATCCACAAGCTGCAGGAACTGGGCGCCCGCAACCTCGACGAGATCGAGAAGACGGTCGCCCGCCACTCGCTGGACTGCGACTTCGAGCGCACCGGCGAGATCGACGTGGCGACCGAGACGTACCAGGCGTGGGAACTGAAGGACTGGCACGAGGAGATGGAACGCCGGGGCCTCGCCGACGGCGTCGAGTACCTGGACACGGACGCGGTACGGGAACAGGTCGACTCGCCGACCTTCCTGGCGGGCCTGTACGACCGCCGGGGCGTGGCCCTGGTGCACCCGGCGAAGCTCGCCTGGGGCCTCAAGCGGGCCTGCCTGCGGCTCGGCGTCCGCATCCACGAGCACACGCCCGCCCTCACCCTGAAGCCGTACGGCGCCGGCATGGCCGTCCGCACCCCGTACGGCGAGGTGCGCGCGCGGCGCGTCGCGCTCGGCACGAACGTCTTCCCGAACCTGGTGCGGCGCGTCCGCTCGTACACGATCCCGGTCTACGACTACGCGCTCATGACCGAGCCGCTCACCGCCGACCAGCTGGCCTCGGTCGGCTGGAAGAACCGCCAGGGCCTCGGGGACTCGGCGAACCAGTTCCACTACTTCCGGCTCTCGGCCGACAACCGCATCCTGTGGGGCGGCTACGACGCGATCTACCCGTACGGCGGCCGGGTGCGCGCCGAGTACGACGACCGTCCGGAGACGTACGCCAAGCTCGCCGGGCACTTCTTCACCTGCTTCCCGCAGCTGGAGGGCGTCCGCTTCACCCACGCGTGGGGCGGGGCGATCGACACCTGCTCGCGCTTCTCGCCGTTCTTCGGCACGGCCCACCAGGGGCGGGTGGCGTACGCGGCCGGCTACACGGGCCTCGGCGTCGGCGCGACCCGCTTCGGCGCGGAGGTGATGCTCGACCTGCTGGCGGGGGAGCGCACCGAGCGGACCGAACTCCAGATGGTCCGCAGGAAGCCACTGCCGTTCCCGCCGGAGCCGTTCGCCTGGACGGGCATCGCGCTGACGAAGTGGTCGCTGGCGCGGGCGGACGCGCACGCGGGGCGGCGCAATCTGTGGCTGAGGACCATGGACAGACTGGGCCTGGGCTTCGACAGCTGAGGACCTGCCGCCGACCCCTACGGTCTGTCCTGTCGGGTGAGGAACACCGCGAGCCCGGTCAGCAGCACGGCGCACAGGCACCAACTGGCCATGACGTCCAGGGGCCAGTGATAGCCGTGGCGGACCAGGCCGAAGGCCACACCGAGGTTGAGGGCGAGGCAGGCGAGGAGCACGCCGCGGCGGGCGTACGCAGTGCGCAGCCAGGGCCACAGGACGAGGGCCGCAGCACCGTAGGCGACGGCGGCGGTGGCCGTGTGGCCGGAGGGAAAGAAGCCGGTGGCCGGGCCCATCAGGGGTGGGCCCGGCCGGGCGACGAGGTCCTTGAGCGGGACGACGACCACCGGGACGACGGCCATCAGGACGGCCGCGGCGACGGACGGCAGCCACCACCGCCGCGTACCGGCGCGCCGGGCACGCCAGGCGGCGCAGGCGAGCACCGCGGCGAGGACCGGGACGGCGACGGAGACGTTCCCCAGGTCGGCGAGAACCCCGGAGACCCGGTCGGGCCGGACCAGGTCCCCGCTCAGCCGCCGGTCCGCCCGCGCGAGCGGCCCCTGAGTGACGACCTGCCAGGTGAGGAGGAGGAAGAGGAGGACGGCGGTGGCCAGGACACAGGCCGGCCACCTGCGGTGGGGGGCGGGTTCTCGTGACGACGACACGTCTGACAGCTTCACACCGGCCGGCCGGGCCGCCGTGGTCGGGTCCCGCCCGGTGTCGGTGGCGGCGGTTAGTGTGGGGCAGCACTCGAGTGGGGGAGGCTGGAATGGCCGATGCGCCGATCGACCTGATGCGCCTGGAAGGCGAGGGCAACAGCGTCGTGCTCAGGATCACCGGTATGGAGCCGCGGAAGGATCCGGAAGCGGCCCCTGTACTGACCGGGGAGTTCCTGGTGGACACACCGTTCGTGCGGGGCAGTGTCGCCGCCTGGCTCCTGCCCGAGGACCTGCGGCAGTGGCAGCAGGCCCTGGACGCGCTGGACGCCGGCCGGGACATCGCCTGGCGTGAGGGCACACGGGGTCCCCGGCTGTTCGTCGAACGCGCCGAGGACGGCGAGCGGTGCCGCGTCACCGTCGAGGACGCCTCGACGTCGTTGACCACGGTGACCGTGACGGTCCCCTTGAAGGACGAGTGGTTCGACGACGCGTACCACCGCCTGGACCTGATCTGGGACGCCTGGCCGCTGAACGGGTGAGGCGGGACGCGGGACGGCCGCCCCGGAACAGGGGGGGTGGTTCCGGGGCGGCCGTAGTGACCGGGTTGCCGCCCGCCCCGGGGGGTTTGGGGCGTGCGGCCGTCCGATCATGAGGAGATCCGGAGCCGAAGGCTCCTTGTGTGCGCGAGGGCACGACCAGGTCGAAGCTGGGGAGGCCCCGGCCCAGTGCCGCCCACAGTCCCCTGTGGGCGGGTGTATCTCTCATCTGGGTAGAACCTACGGCAGGGAAAACCGCTCCGACAGTCGGAATCGCGTCCCGCCATGCACCTCGCACACCTTCTTCACACCCCCTGACCTTGGTGGTCAGATGCGTGCGAACGCCTGCTCGATGATGTCCAGTCCCTCGTTCAGCAGATCCTGACCGATCACCAGCGGCGGCAGGAAGCGCAGCACGTTGCCGTAGGTGCCACAGGTCAGGACCAGCAGGCCCTCCTGGTGGCAGGCCTTGGCGAGCGCCGAGGTCGCCTCCGGGTTCGGCTCCTTCGTCGTACGGTCCTTCACCAGCTCGATCGCGATCATCGCGCCGCGGCCGCGGACGTCGCCGATCACGTCGAACTTCTCGGCCATCGCCGTCAGGCGGGCCTTCATGGTGTCCTCGATCTCCTTCGCCCGGGCGTTGAGGTCGAGCTCCTTCATCGTCTCGATCGCGCCGAGCGCGCCCGCGCAGGCGACCGGGTTGCCGCCGTAGGTGCCGCCCAGGCCGCCCGCGTGCGCGGCGTCCATGATCTCGGCGCGGCCGGTGACCGCGGCGAGCGGGAGGCCGCCCGCGATGCCCTTGGCCGTGGTGATCAGGTCCGGGACGATGCCCTCGTCCTCGCACGCGAACCACTGGCCGGTGCGGCAGAAGCCCGACTGGATCTCGTCGGCGACGAAGACGATGCCGTTGTCCGTGGCGAACTTCCGCAGCGCGGGCAGGAAGCCCTTCGCCGGCTCGATGAAGCCGCCCTCGCCGAGCACCGGCTCGATGATGATCGCGGCCACGTTGTCCGCGCCGACCTGCTTGGTGATCTGGTCGATGGCCTGCGCGGCGGCCTCGGGGCCGCAGTTCTCCGGGCCGGTCGGCCAGCGGTAGGCGTACGCCATCGGCATCCGGTAGACCTCGGGCGCGAACGGGCCGAAACCGTGCTTGTACGGCATGTTCTTCGCCGTGAGCGCCATCGTGAGGTTCGTGCGGCCGTGGTAGCCGTGGTCGAAGACGACGACCGCCTGGCGCTTGGTGTACGCGCGGGCGATCTTGACCGCGTTCTCGACGGCCTCGGCGCCCGAGTTGAACAGCGCCGACTTCTTGGCGTGGTCACCCGGCGTGAGCTCGGCCAGCGCCTCGGCGACGGCCACGTAGCCCTCGTACGGCGTGACCATGAAACAGGTGTGCGTGAAGTCCTGCAGCTGGGCGGAGGCCCGGCGTACGACGGCCTCGGCGGAGGCGCCCACGGACGTCACGGCGATGCCGGAGCCGAAGTCGATCAGCCGGTTGCCGTCGACGTCCTCGATGATCCCGCCGCCCGCGCGCGTGGTGAAGACCGGCAGCACGGAGCCCACGCCCTGCGCGACCGCGGCGGTGCGACGGGCCTGCAGCTCGAGCGACTTCGGGCCGGGGATGGCGGTGACGACGCGACGCTCCTGCGGAAGTGCGGTCATGAGGGCTCCCTGATGATCTTGCGTTCGGCATGTCGACGGTCGTGTCGACGTAGGTGTTTTTCGGACGCTTGCCTTCTTTTCTCGCAGGCTAAGACGGGCCGCAGAGGGTGGGCATGCTCCATGTGGGCGCCTTGCGCGCGCCCGCTTGTCCGCCGTGGACATAGCGGTGGACCCGACGGAAGGGGACGCGTCACCGGACACCCGGTCGCGTATGCGGTGAACTCCCCTTGCGCAGACGTTAGATTGACTCGCTGATGGTGGACGGAGCGGCTGGTCAGGGGGCGAAGGCGATGGACAGCGACGGAACGCAGGACGCACGGAGCACACGGGCCGGTCCCGTGCCGCGTCCGGCGGGGCCGCCCCCGGTGCCGCCCCGCCCGGCGCACGCCCCGGGGCTGCCGCCGCGGCCGGACGGCTCGGCGTTCCTGGCCTGGCTGCGGGCGCCACGGCCGCCCGCGCTGCCCGGCGTGTGGCGCTTCGGGCACCGGCCACGGCCCGAGCAGGAACCGGAGCTGATCCCGACGCGGCAGCTGCTCAGCGGAGCGCTGATCGCCTTCCTGGTCGGCTGGCTGATCTGGTCGCTGCTGTGGAACGGCTACCTCGGCGGCTGGTGGGTGGTACCGCTGGACCTCTTCACCCCCGACTCCTGGCGGCACAGCAACGACCGCGTCGGCAACGCCGTCCTCTGGTACGGCTACTACACGGTGATCGCCCTGGCCATCATGTTCACGGTCGGCAAGCTCGGCCGCTGGGGCGAGGTCTGGCGCCGCTTCGGACCGCCCGCCTGGCGCCCCGCCGCCCCCGCGGCCGAGAAGCCCCCGGCGCCCGAGGACGACCCCGCCCGTTTCAACCAGCTCCGCGCCGCCGGGGCGCACGAGGCCGCCGACCGGCTCGCCGCCGAAGCGCACTCCGGGCTGATGCGCGACGTCGACCACGCCCGCATCACCCGCGCCTGGCAGGGCGTGCTCAGCGGGCGGCACGACCTGGCCACGTTCACAGGGGCGGTACTCAAGGACGGCGCCGCCGCCTGCCCGCACCCCTCCGGGGAGCGGGATCTGCCCGCCCGGCTCGCCCGCCACGACCTGTTCACCGGCCAGGTCCGGCTCGGCACCGCCGTGGACGACCCCCGCAACCCCTACGCCTACCGCGGCAGCGGACTCGCCCTCGGCCCCGACCTGCTCGCCACCTCCCTGGTCGCCGTGGGGCCCGCCGGGTCCGGCAAGACCAGCTCGCTGGTGTGGCCGCTCGCCGAGTCGCTGTGCCTGCAGGCGCTCACCGGGCGGGCCGCCGTCGTCGTGGTCGGTGCGGCGGCGCCGGGCTCGGACCGGCGGACGCCTACGACGTCGTCGTACGCGTCGGACACCCCGAATCCGTGTACGACCTGGACCTGTACGGCGGGACCACCGACCCGGACGAGGCGGCGTCCGTGCTCGCCGAGGCGCTCGTCGGCGACCTCGCCGACCCGCACCCCGGCGGGGACAGCCGCCGCTCCACCACCGTCCTCGCCCAGCTCCTCGGGCCCTACCGGGCCGTCCACGGCCGCTTCCCGTCCGTACCGGAGCTGCGCCAGCTCCTCGACGGCGCACCCGGGCCCCTCGCCGCCCTGCGCAAGGCCCTTCAGGACACCGGGCAGGACGCCCTGCTGCGCGAACTGGACGCGCGGGAGCGCCAGTCCCGGCACCCCGGTGACGTCGGCGGCGTCCTCGCCGACCGGGTCGCGCTGCTCGACCGGCCCGCCTTCGCACAGTTCTTCGACACCTCCGGGCAGACCCGGCCGTTCTCCCTGCGCGCCCTCGACCACCCGGTGCGGGTCCGCATCGACCTGCCCGAGCGCGGTCACGCCGACGCCTCGCGGATCCTCGCGCGACTGGTGCTCGCCCAGTTCACGGCCAGTGTCGCCACCCGTGAGGACCGGTCGCTGTTCGCCTGCCTGCTCCTCGACGACGCGAGCGGGATCGTCACGCCCGAGGCCGTCCGCGGGATCCAGCGGCTCAGGTCCGCGAACGCCGGTGTCGTCCTCACCCTGCGCACCCTGGACGACGTGCCCCGACCGCTGCGCGGGCCCCTGCTCGGCGCCACCGGGTGCCGGATGGCGCTGTCCGGCCTCACCCCATGGGACGGCCAGGACTTCGCCGAGGTGTGGGGCAAGGAGTGGACCGAGACCCGGGACGTCACCGATCGGCAGATCATCGCCGAGACCCCGGCGGGCAAGGCCCTGCACATGCTGCGCCGGGTGATCACCGGCCACGCGCCGACCGCGCGGGCGGTGACCGTCCGCCAGGTC of Streptomyces cynarae contains these proteins:
- a CDS encoding ABC transporter ATP-binding protein, with the translated sequence MTTTTDTGADVRLTGISKTYGSFTAVHPLDLTVPQGSFFALLGASGCGKTTTLRMIAGLEEPTSGAVHLGDQDVTHLPPYKRPVNTVFQSYALFPHLDIFENVAFGLRRRGIKSVKKQVEDMLELVQLGEQARKKPHQLSGGQQQRVAVARALINHPKVLLLDEPLGALDLKLRRQMQLELKRIQTEVGITFIHVTHDQEEAMTMADTVAVMNAGRVEQLGSPTDLYENPRTTFVANFLGTSNLIEAEVDSRYGEEIVLKAGGGKLTLPKARCSAPTSPGGKVLVGVRPEKVSLTHADDAGEVPEGRNRITGKIADASFIGVSTQYVVDSPVCPEFAVYAQNIDRDPRLVPGAEVVLHWSPAHTFGLDAAQSLLAGTTGDAGVETVEPEEGVAA
- a CDS encoding polyamine ABC transporter substrate-binding protein, giving the protein MEQYEPDRLTPAQVAAMRRSFRSGRAALTRRSLLRASAGGVLAVGGLGALSACGIPPAGKTQGGTSTQDFSAKEKVVNFSNWPEYIDVDDSGKHHPTLDTFARRTGIKVKYTEDINDNNEFFGKIKPQLAAGQDTGRDLIVLTDWLAARLIRLGWVQKLDPSNLPHAFANLSAQFRSPDWDPGRAYSYPWQGIDTVIAFNKKALDGIEVRSVSDLLDNPKLKGRVGFLSEMRDSVGMTMLDMGKDPAKFTDDDFDAVMARLQKAVDKGQIRRFTGNDYTSDLTKGDLAACVAWGGDVVQLKADSPDVDYVIPDSGYMTSTDNLLIPNKARHKSNAERLIDFYYEPEQAAALAAYINYVSPVDGVKDHLAKIDKSAANNPLIIPDKAMAAKSHAFRSLTQKEETAYEEKFAKLTGA
- a CDS encoding DUF5959 family protein; its protein translation is MADAPIDLMRLEGEGNSVVLRITGMEPRKDPEAAPVLTGEFLVDTPFVRGSVAAWLLPEDLRQWQQALDALDAGRDIAWREGTRGPRLFVERAEDGERCRVTVEDASTSLTTVTVTVPLKDEWFDDAYHRLDLIWDAWPLNG
- a CDS encoding NAD(P)/FAD-dependent oxidoreductase; protein product: MAPSAMTRWTRSLSEARPVPYWLDDPARPGPEPALTGAETCDLLVVGGGYSGLWTALTAKERDPGRDVVLVEGREVGWAASGRNGGFCAASLTHGPANGLARWPDEIHKLQELGARNLDEIEKTVARHSLDCDFERTGEIDVATETYQAWELKDWHEEMERRGLADGVEYLDTDAVREQVDSPTFLAGLYDRRGVALVHPAKLAWGLKRACLRLGVRIHEHTPALTLKPYGAGMAVRTPYGEVRARRVALGTNVFPNLVRRVRSYTIPVYDYALMTEPLTADQLASVGWKNRQGLGDSANQFHYFRLSADNRILWGGYDAIYPYGGRVRAEYDDRPETYAKLAGHFFTCFPQLEGVRFTHAWGGAIDTCSRFSPFFGTAHQGRVAYAAGYTGLGVGATRFGAEVMLDLLAGERTERTELQMVRRKPLPFPPEPFAWTGIALTKWSLARADAHAGRRNLWLRTMDRLGLGFDS
- the gabT gene encoding 4-aminobutyrate--2-oxoglutarate transaminase — protein: MTALPQERRVVTAIPGPKSLELQARRTAAVAQGVGSVLPVFTTRAGGGIIEDVDGNRLIDFGSGIAVTSVGASAEAVVRRASAQLQDFTHTCFMVTPYEGYVAVAEALAELTPGDHAKKSALFNSGAEAVENAVKIARAYTKRQAVVVFDHGYHGRTNLTMALTAKNMPYKHGFGPFAPEVYRMPMAYAYRWPTGPENCGPEAAAQAIDQITKQVGADNVAAIIIEPVLGEGGFIEPAKGFLPALRKFATDNGIVFVADEIQSGFCRTGQWFACEDEGIVPDLITTAKGIAGGLPLAAVTGRAEIMDAAHAGGLGGTYGGNPVACAGALGAIETMKELDLNARAKEIEDTMKARLTAMAEKFDVIGDVRGRGAMIAIELVKDRTTKEPNPEATSALAKACHQEGLLVLTCGTYGNVLRFLPPLVIGQDLLNEGLDIIEQAFARI
- a CDS encoding ABC transporter permease, coding for MAAVTEAPPPLAPTAPRKQKPPRRRGRLTPYWLLLPGILWLLVFFALPMIYQASTSVQTGSLEQGYKVTWHFATYWDALSAYWPQFVRSVLYAAAATLLCLLLGYPLAYLIAFRAGRWRNLIMILVIAPFFTSFLIRTLAWKTILADGGPVVGALNTLHVLDVTNWLGWTSGDRVLATPLAVVCGLTYNFLPFMILPLYTSLERIDPRLHEAAGDLYARPFTTFRKVTFPLSMPGVVSGTLLTFIPAAGDYVNADLLGSTDTRMVGNVIQTQFLTVLDYPKAAALSFILMAAILVMVTVYIRRSGTEDLV
- a CDS encoding ABC transporter permease, which gives rise to MTFLNWLKRHLVVIAGLLTLGYLLLPNVVVTVFSFNKPTGRFNYEWQQFSMEAWKDPCGVAGMCGSLAVSLQIAVWATLGATVLGTMIAFALVRYRFRARGAVNSLIFLPMAMPEVVMAASLLTLFLNMGAQLGFWTILIAHIMFCLSFVVTAVKARVMSMDPRLEQAAQDLYAGPAQTFLRVTLPIAAPGIAAGALLAFALSFDDFIITNFNAGSTVTFPMFVWGSAQRGTPVQINVIGTTMFIVAVLFVLASMTVGNRRKRQKA
- a CDS encoding phosphatase PAP2 family protein; the encoded protein is MSSSREPAPHRRWPACVLATAVLLFLLLTWQVVTQGPLARADRRLSGDLVRPDRVSGVLADLGNVSVAVPVLAAVLACAAWRARRAGTRRWWLPSVAAAVLMAVVPVVVVPLKDLVARPGPPLMGPATGFFPSGHTATAAVAYGAAALVLWPWLRTAYARRGVLLACLALNLGVAFGLVRHGYHWPLDVMASWCLCAVLLTGLAVFLTRQDRP